The following proteins are encoded in a genomic region of Haloarcula salinisoli:
- a CDS encoding redoxin domain-containing protein, whose amino-acid sequence MLSEGADAPGFELPALVDGEKRRVALAEYLGDDVVILAFYPGDFNPACDEESCDLDELDLFTMQKDVTILGISPDSVYSHGAFAEQYDLKIPLLSDTDGEVAERYDIGLVDDIGQRLVERAVAVVDHDGTITYSWSTDDMTELPRVEEIKDALAETGGDDTAFARYRVGHAHYTEGRRSFTSAMESFQNTEWVMAQHDFQQAREEFEEAADRFDTAVRFVDDDALVPIYEGANEKATALWQAADWLTRSASAYSSGSGTEGQELRDDAEIPLSTVREYREPPDPDGEWPPEMENLEKAESDDHSILPTEPDVEDAALDLDIDDADDEPTDAAPDTDTDESADPAEQVAATADGPDPEPAADDDIDDDELAEIQAELAANNPESEPSVEELTEESTSIVDTPPMGASDGETEAVEAADSETETAEAAASATEDSPSTIDPPATNESDGDTASADESEEPVDAMAEPADSDPAGERDVDAPAQGHEAETADGAAGDVAVAVEGLPTGESSEGPAVTADEQTDATAPDSAAMATDGSDGEAAGESDETDASESDGTDASESDGTDDGESDEADASESDGTDDGGPDLQLELAEPDPDPIDGDGPPIPPADEPDGESGSDE is encoded by the coding sequence ACGACGTCGTCATCCTCGCGTTTTACCCCGGCGACTTCAATCCCGCCTGCGACGAGGAGTCCTGTGACCTGGACGAACTCGACCTCTTTACGATGCAGAAGGACGTGACCATCCTCGGTATCAGCCCCGATTCGGTGTACAGCCACGGGGCGTTCGCCGAGCAGTACGACCTCAAGATTCCGCTGCTTTCCGACACGGATGGCGAGGTCGCCGAGCGCTACGACATCGGCCTCGTCGACGACATCGGCCAGCGGCTCGTCGAGCGGGCCGTCGCCGTCGTCGACCACGACGGGACCATCACCTACAGCTGGAGCACCGACGACATGACCGAGCTGCCCCGCGTGGAGGAGATAAAGGACGCGCTGGCCGAGACGGGCGGTGACGACACCGCCTTCGCCCGCTACCGTGTCGGGCACGCCCACTACACGGAGGGACGCCGGTCGTTCACCTCCGCGATGGAGAGCTTCCAGAACACGGAGTGGGTGATGGCCCAGCACGACTTCCAGCAGGCCCGCGAGGAGTTCGAGGAGGCCGCCGACCGGTTCGACACCGCCGTCCGCTTTGTCGACGACGACGCGCTGGTCCCCATCTACGAGGGGGCAAACGAGAAGGCCACCGCGCTGTGGCAGGCCGCCGACTGGCTGACCCGGTCGGCAAGCGCGTACTCCAGCGGGAGCGGCACCGAGGGCCAGGAGCTGCGCGACGACGCCGAGATTCCGCTGTCGACGGTCCGGGAGTACCGGGAACCCCCCGACCCGGACGGCGAGTGGCCCCCCGAGATGGAGAACCTGGAGAAAGCCGAGAGCGACGACCACAGCATCCTGCCGACGGAGCCCGACGTCGAAGACGCCGCCCTGGACCTCGACATCGACGACGCGGACGACGAGCCGACCGACGCGGCCCCGGACACAGACACCGACGAGTCCGCCGACCCCGCGGAGCAGGTGGCGGCCACCGCGGACGGGCCCGACCCGGAGCCGGCGGCCGACGACGATATCGACGACGACGAACTGGCCGAGATTCAGGCCGAACTCGCCGCCAACAACCCCGAGTCAGAACCCTCGGTCGAGGAGCTGACCGAGGAATCGACGTCCATCGTCGACACGCCGCCGATGGGTGCGTCGGACGGCGAGACCGAAGCGGTGGAGGCCGCCGACAGCGAGACCGAGACGGCGGAGGCCGCCGCCAGCGCGACCGAGGACTCACCGTCCACCATCGACCCGCCGGCGACAAACGAGTCGGATGGAGACACAGCGTCGGCCGACGAGAGCGAGGAGCCGGTCGACGCGATGGCCGAGCCAGCAGACAGCGACCCGGCCGGCGAGCGCGACGTGGACGCGCCGGCCCAGGGCCACGAGGCCGAGACGGCCGACGGGGCGGCCGGCGACGTTGCCGTCGCAGTCGAGGGACTGCCGACCGGTGAGTCGAGCGAGGGACCGGCGGTGACGGCCGACGAGCAGACTGACGCGACGGCCCCCGATTCGGCGGCGATGGCGACCGACGGCAGTGACGGCGAAGCTGCGGGGGAGAGCGACGAGACGGACGCCAGTGAGAGTGACGGAACAGACGCCAGTGAGAGCGACGGAACAGACGACGGTGAGAGTGACGAAGCGGACGCCAGTGAGAGCGATGGAACAGACGACGGCGGACCGGACCTCCAGCTCGAACTGGCCGAACCGGACCCCGACCCCATCGACGGCGACGGCCCGCCGATACCCCCGGCCGACGAGCCAGACGGGGAGTCCGGTTCGGATGAGTGA
- a CDS encoding nuclear transport factor 2 family protein, which translates to MSEPPTAPVEQARAYYRAIDDGDYDLLGALLTEAFVHDRPDRTIEGRERFVQFMREERPQTDTTHPVDTVFTDDSSVAVRGRLLDADGEPIVGFVDVFTFAAGRIDRIQTYTH; encoded by the coding sequence ATGAGTGAGCCACCGACGGCGCCGGTCGAGCAGGCGCGGGCGTACTACCGGGCGATAGACGACGGCGACTACGACCTGCTGGGGGCCTTGCTCACCGAGGCGTTCGTCCACGACCGCCCCGACCGGACCATCGAGGGCCGCGAGCGGTTCGTCCAGTTCATGCGCGAGGAGCGACCCCAGACCGACACGACCCATCCCGTCGACACCGTGTTCACGGACGACAGCAGCGTCGCAGTGCGTGGGCGCCTGCTCGACGCCGACGGCGAGCCTATCGTGGGCTTTGTCGACGTCTTCACGTTCGCTGCCGGGCGTATCGACCGCATCCAGACCTACACCCACTGA
- a CDS encoding NUDIX hydrolase, whose product MVNGFASRQESTAETFSGRYQPRSGAKALVTSDRAVLLVRERHSDGTPFWTLPGGGVSAHETPTEGLRRELVEELGCRARIDEPVSTFWYAHDSLAASVSVYTVFDCDLLSEPAPNPAEGVFEAQWAEPDALPPATLPQVRYLCANAVASD is encoded by the coding sequence ATGGTGAACGGGTTTGCGTCGCGACAGGAGTCCACGGCTGAGACGTTTTCCGGGCGATACCAGCCCCGCTCAGGGGCGAAAGCACTCGTGACCAGCGACCGCGCGGTACTGCTGGTCAGAGAGCGCCACAGCGACGGCACGCCGTTCTGGACGCTCCCCGGCGGCGGCGTCTCCGCCCACGAGACTCCAACGGAGGGGTTGCGCCGGGAGCTGGTCGAGGAGCTCGGCTGTCGGGCGCGTATCGACGAACCCGTTTCGACGTTCTGGTACGCCCACGACAGCCTGGCGGCGTCGGTGTCGGTGTACACGGTCTTCGACTGTGACCTGCTCTCCGAGCCGGCGCCCAACCCCGCCGAGGGGGTCTTCGAGGCCCAGTGGGCCGAGCCCGACGCGCTCCCACCGGCGACGCTCCCGCAGGTCCGCTATCTGTGTGCGAACGCGGTCGCGAGCGACTAG
- the serS gene encoding serine--tRNA ligase — MLSRQFVRENPETVRDAIERKGVTGVDLDEILAIDEEWRELKAKGDGLRQERNEVSSKIGKLKQEGEEEAAQEAISRSSELKEELQNVEERADELESQLEDALLEIPNVPHESVPTGEDESDNVERYREGFDDLRELPDDVTPHYDLGEELDILDFERGAKVSGGGFQFVKGEGARLEHALVQFMLDVHREQGYSDVLPPIPVNSASMEGTGQLPKFDEDAYRVGSRQDDDIDEDDLWLLPTAEVPVTNMYRDEILLDDDLPVKHQAFSPNFRREAGEHGTETRGYVRVHQFHKVELVNFVRPEDSYDRLEGLLDEAAAVLDELGLPYRVLDMCTGDMGFTQAKKYDIEVWAPGDDMEGGPDVGGRWLEVSSVSNFEEFQARRAGLRYRPERHESADYLHTLNGSGLAVPRVMVAILEYYQNEDGTVTVPEALQPYMGGQEVIEGSAPIGESAVGAGERD; from the coding sequence ATGTTATCGAGACAGTTCGTCCGGGAGAACCCCGAGACGGTCCGGGACGCCATCGAGCGCAAGGGCGTCACGGGCGTTGACCTCGACGAGATTCTGGCCATCGACGAGGAGTGGCGCGAACTGAAGGCGAAAGGCGACGGGCTGCGCCAGGAACGCAACGAGGTTTCCTCGAAGATTGGTAAACTCAAGCAGGAGGGCGAGGAGGAGGCCGCCCAGGAAGCCATTTCCCGCTCCAGCGAGCTCAAAGAAGAACTCCAGAACGTCGAGGAACGGGCCGACGAACTGGAGTCCCAGCTCGAAGACGCGCTGCTGGAGATTCCCAACGTCCCCCACGAGTCGGTACCCACCGGCGAGGACGAGAGCGACAACGTCGAACGCTACCGCGAGGGATTCGACGACCTGCGCGAGCTGCCCGACGACGTGACTCCCCACTACGACCTCGGTGAGGAACTCGACATCCTGGACTTCGAGCGCGGGGCGAAAGTCAGCGGCGGCGGCTTCCAGTTCGTCAAGGGCGAGGGCGCCCGGCTGGAACACGCCCTGGTACAGTTCATGCTCGACGTCCACCGCGAGCAGGGCTACTCCGACGTGCTGCCGCCGATTCCCGTCAACTCCGCGTCGATGGAGGGGACGGGACAGCTCCCCAAGTTCGACGAGGACGCCTACCGTGTCGGGTCTCGTCAGGACGACGACATCGACGAGGACGACCTCTGGCTCCTGCCGACGGCGGAGGTCCCGGTCACCAACATGTACCGCGACGAGATTCTGCTGGACGACGACCTCCCCGTCAAACACCAGGCGTTCTCGCCGAACTTCCGCCGGGAGGCCGGCGAACACGGCACCGAGACCCGTGGCTACGTCCGCGTCCACCAGTTCCACAAGGTCGAACTCGTCAACTTCGTCCGGCCCGAGGATAGCTACGACCGCCTGGAGGGACTGCTCGACGAAGCGGCTGCGGTGCTGGACGAACTCGGACTGCCCTACCGGGTGCTGGATATGTGTACCGGCGACATGGGCTTCACTCAGGCCAAGAAGTACGACATCGAGGTGTGGGCACCGGGCGACGACATGGAGGGTGGCCCCGACGTGGGCGGTCGCTGGCTGGAGGTCTCCTCGGTGTCGAACTTCGAGGAGTTCCAGGCCCGACGGGCCGGCCTGCGCTACCGACCGGAGCGCCACGAGTCGGCCGACTACCTCCATACGCTCAACGGCTCCGGGCTCGCGGTGCCCCGCGTGATGGTCGCCATCCTGGAGTACTACCAGAACGAGGACGGCACCGTCACCGTTCCCGAAGCACTGCAGCCCTACATGGGCGGCCAGGAAGTCATCGAGGGGTCGGCACCCATCGGCGAGAGTGCCGTCGGCGCCGGCGAGCGCGACTAG
- a CDS encoding MBL fold metallo-hydrolase codes for MAIGDVYDAENCEDVHYVDTGMYDVPEYGSVYVVDAERPALVDTGIGARYENILDTMAEVGVAPEELEVIAITHVHLDHAGGVGYLLPECPNATVYVHEIGASHLADPTRLWEGTKQAVGDQVQYYAEPKPVPEDRIVELTDGDAIDLGDHSLEAHHAPGHAPHQVVFHDPAIDGVFVADAAGLFTPSTDEVNVTSPPVNFDLDQALSDIETIRDLDPETLLYAHFGTEQTGDRLDEYAQKLEAWVTAVREKRAELGDDDAVVSHFVETVETPAVWGEHKAREEVALNVRGVLVMLDRTD; via the coding sequence ATGGCAATCGGTGACGTGTACGACGCCGAGAACTGCGAGGATGTCCACTACGTCGACACGGGGATGTACGACGTGCCCGAATACGGCTCTGTCTACGTCGTCGACGCCGAGCGGCCGGCGCTCGTCGATACGGGCATCGGTGCTCGCTACGAGAATATCCTCGACACGATGGCCGAGGTCGGCGTCGCCCCCGAGGAGCTCGAAGTCATCGCCATCACGCACGTCCACCTCGACCACGCCGGCGGCGTGGGCTACCTCCTCCCCGAGTGTCCCAACGCGACCGTCTACGTCCACGAGATCGGCGCGTCCCACCTGGCGGACCCGACACGGCTCTGGGAGGGGACCAAGCAGGCCGTCGGTGACCAGGTGCAGTACTACGCCGAGCCAAAGCCGGTCCCCGAGGACCGCATCGTCGAACTCACCGACGGCGACGCTATCGACCTGGGGGACCACTCACTCGAAGCCCACCACGCGCCGGGCCACGCGCCACATCAGGTCGTCTTCCACGACCCGGCCATCGACGGCGTGTTCGTGGCCGACGCTGCCGGACTCTTTACCCCTTCGACCGACGAGGTCAACGTGACCAGTCCGCCGGTGAACTTCGACCTCGACCAGGCGCTCTCGGATATAGAGACGATTCGGGACCTCGACCCCGAGACGCTGCTGTACGCCCACTTCGGGACCGAGCAAACTGGCGACCGCCTCGACGAGTACGCCCAGAAGCTGGAGGCGTGGGTCACCGCTGTCCGCGAGAAACGGGCCGAACTGGGCGACGACGATGCCGTCGTTTCCCACTTCGTCGAGACGGTCGAGACGCCCGCGGTCTGGGGCGAGCACAAGGCCCGCGAGGAGGTCGCGCTGAACGTGCGGGGCGTGCTCGTCATGCTTGACCGCACCGACTGA
- a CDS encoding cation:proton antiporter: MAATQLLLLVAGIIAIGVIAQLLSSRLQVPSIIFYIAAGLALGEPGLEILTAETFGSGLQTIVGIAVAIIVFEGAFHLKIERIKEAPQAAVRLVTIGALIALAGTAAAVKYAFGVPWNLALTIGALLVATGPTVVTPILDVVPVRDRVAAALETEGIVNDVTAAILAIVFFKTVNPEAVTEGFLNAFFRRLGTGLLVGVIVAALLYYLIRYVDLSPDSAPRNARLLVLAGALVAYAVANWQATEAGVAAVAVAGFLLGNADIPYEADIEDFKGDITLLVLSFVFIALAALLEIDVLLDLGLPGLAVVAVVALVLRPILVFISTMGGRFTREERVFMSFVGPRGIIPASVATLFAVELRIAADELGNPVLAEQASILLGVVFLTILLTAVFEGGLARYIAEKLDVIPMRVIIVGGGQVGRALATRLEDRGENVVIIEQDEQIVEQARNAGFSVKAGNGTDTDVLRSAGAENAKTVVAATGDDDANLLVAQLASSKFDVDKIIARANNPDNVEAFEDLGVRTISSAMATAWAIDNQIERPAIAHWMTDVGRTGDVQEVEVKNPDVFGKPVKEVGPMLPEACLIALVSGGDHKEAEVPTADYVLQEGDMVTLLGRKESVRDGMQLVTKQ; this comes from the coding sequence ATGGCCGCTACCCAGCTACTGTTGCTCGTCGCGGGTATCATCGCTATCGGCGTCATCGCGCAGTTGCTCTCGAGTCGGCTCCAGGTCCCCAGTATCATCTTCTACATCGCTGCCGGGCTCGCGCTGGGCGAACCCGGGCTGGAGATTCTCACGGCAGAGACCTTCGGGAGCGGCCTCCAGACCATCGTCGGTATCGCCGTTGCCATCATCGTCTTCGAGGGGGCCTTCCACCTCAAAATCGAGCGAATCAAGGAGGCGCCTCAGGCCGCAGTTCGCCTGGTGACTATCGGCGCGCTCATCGCGCTTGCGGGGACCGCTGCCGCCGTCAAGTACGCCTTCGGCGTCCCGTGGAACCTCGCACTGACCATCGGCGCGTTGCTGGTCGCGACCGGCCCGACCGTCGTCACCCCGATTCTCGACGTCGTGCCGGTCAGGGACCGGGTGGCCGCCGCACTGGAGACCGAGGGCATCGTCAACGACGTCACCGCGGCCATCCTCGCTATCGTCTTCTTCAAGACTGTCAATCCCGAGGCCGTGACGGAGGGGTTCCTGAACGCCTTCTTCAGACGGCTCGGGACCGGGCTGCTCGTGGGGGTAATCGTCGCTGCCCTCCTCTACTATCTCATCCGCTACGTCGACCTCTCGCCCGACAGTGCGCCCCGAAACGCGCGACTGCTGGTGCTTGCCGGTGCGCTGGTGGCCTACGCCGTCGCGAACTGGCAGGCCACCGAGGCCGGCGTCGCCGCTGTCGCCGTGGCCGGGTTCCTGCTTGGGAACGCCGATATCCCCTACGAGGCCGATATCGAGGACTTCAAGGGCGATATAACGTTGCTCGTGCTGTCCTTCGTCTTCATCGCGCTAGCAGCGCTGCTAGAGATAGACGTGCTCCTGGATCTGGGGCTTCCGGGACTGGCCGTCGTGGCCGTCGTCGCGCTGGTGCTGCGACCGATTCTCGTGTTCATCTCGACGATGGGCGGCCGGTTTACGCGGGAGGAGCGCGTGTTCATGAGCTTCGTCGGCCCGCGGGGTATCATCCCGGCTTCGGTCGCGACGCTCTTTGCGGTCGAGCTCCGAATCGCCGCCGATGAGCTTGGCAACCCCGTGCTGGCCGAGCAAGCGAGCATCCTGCTTGGCGTGGTCTTTCTCACTATCTTGCTGACGGCGGTCTTCGAGGGCGGTCTCGCCCGATACATCGCGGAAAAACTGGACGTGATACCAATGCGAGTCATCATCGTCGGCGGCGGACAGGTGGGCCGCGCGCTCGCCACGCGCCTCGAAGACCGGGGCGAGAACGTCGTCATCATCGAGCAGGACGAACAGATAGTCGAACAGGCCCGAAACGCCGGGTTCAGCGTCAAGGCGGGCAACGGCACTGACACGGACGTGCTCCGGTCGGCCGGGGCCGAGAACGCAAAGACCGTCGTGGCCGCGACCGGCGACGACGACGCGAACCTGCTGGTCGCCCAGCTGGCGAGCTCGAAGTTCGACGTGGACAAGATAATCGCCCGGGCGAACAACCCCGACAACGTCGAGGCGTTCGAGGACCTCGGGGTCCGGACCATCTCCTCGGCGATGGCGACGGCGTGGGCTATCGACAATCAGATCGAACGCCCCGCCATCGCCCACTGGATGACCGACGTGGGCCGGACCGGCGACGTCCAGGAGGTCGAAGTCAAGAACCCTGACGTCTTCGGCAAACCTGTCAAGGAAGTCGGGCCGATGCTGCCCGAGGCCTGTCTCATCGCCCTGGTCAGCGGCGGCGACCACAAGGAGGCCGAGGTCCCCACCGCCGACTACGTCCTGCAGGAGGGTGATATGGTCACGCTGCTTGGCCGCAAGGAGTCGGTACGCGACGGGATGCAGCTGGTCACCAAGCAATAG
- a CDS encoding thiolase family protein, whose product MPTPVIVSAVRTPQGKEDGALAGVRSEDLSIPLVNELLSRTGIDPDAVEDLLWGCAQQRGEQGNNVARVISLLSDLGEGVPGSTINRWCASSAEALMRAADAIAAGQREVLIAGGVESMSRVPMGENTHNVHPRLAEHYNIGELQMGMTAEKVAEEEEVSRERQDEYALRSHERAADATDSGRFDDELVPIETDDGAVTEDEGIRRDTSLETLGGLPTVFKSDGTVTPGNASQVSDGAAGLVVTSREFADANGLDVLAEIGAHEVVGVDPTVMGIGPVPAVRQLTERTGRATDDYDLVELNEAFAAQTVYCQRELGFADDTFNVNGGAIAIGHPLGASGARLPVTLVHEMNRRDAELGLATECVGFGQGAAIEFHRG is encoded by the coding sequence ATGCCAACACCGGTTATCGTCAGCGCCGTCCGCACCCCGCAAGGCAAGGAGGACGGGGCCCTCGCGGGTGTCCGCAGCGAGGACCTCTCGATTCCGCTCGTGAACGAACTGCTCTCTCGGACGGGTATCGACCCCGACGCGGTCGAGGACCTGCTGTGGGGCTGTGCCCAGCAGCGGGGCGAGCAGGGCAACAACGTGGCCCGCGTCATCTCGCTGCTGTCGGACCTGGGCGAGGGCGTCCCCGGTTCGACCATCAACCGCTGGTGTGCCTCGTCGGCGGAGGCGCTGATGCGGGCCGCCGACGCTATCGCGGCGGGCCAGCGCGAGGTACTCATCGCCGGCGGCGTCGAGTCGATGTCGCGGGTCCCGATGGGCGAGAACACCCACAACGTCCACCCCCGCCTCGCGGAGCACTACAACATCGGCGAACTCCAGATGGGGATGACCGCCGAGAAAGTGGCCGAGGAAGAGGAGGTCAGCAGGGAGCGCCAGGACGAGTACGCACTCCGGAGCCACGAGCGGGCCGCCGACGCGACGGATTCGGGTCGCTTCGACGACGAACTGGTGCCAATCGAAACGGACGACGGGGCCGTCACCGAGGACGAGGGCATCCGGCGGGACACCTCGCTTGAGACGCTCGGCGGACTCCCGACGGTGTTCAAATCCGACGGGACGGTCACGCCCGGCAACGCCTCGCAGGTCTCCGACGGCGCGGCCGGACTCGTGGTCACGAGCCGCGAGTTCGCCGACGCGAACGGCCTGGACGTGCTCGCCGAAATCGGCGCCCACGAGGTCGTCGGCGTCGACCCGACGGTGATGGGTATCGGCCCGGTGCCGGCGGTCCGCCAGCTCACCGAGCGGACCGGCCGGGCCACCGACGACTACGACCTCGTGGAGCTCAACGAGGCCTTCGCCGCCCAAACCGTCTACTGCCAGCGGGAACTGGGCTTTGCCGACGACACGTTCAACGTCAATGGCGGCGCCATCGCCATCGGCCACCCGCTCGGGGCCTCGGGCGCGCGGCTGCCGGTGACGCTCGTCCACGAGATGAACCGCCGCGACGCCGAGCTGGGACTGGCGACCGAATGCGTCGGCTTCGGACAGGGTGCTGCTATCGAGTTCCACCGGGGCTGA
- a CDS encoding pyridoxamine 5'-phosphate oxidase family protein, whose product MTVEEIQLTEMDDDAIRAFLANRKMGVLGLPTDEIPYLLPMSFGYDDAETLYFTFVGGPESRKRGLIEATDRAVFLTYAAESPFSWESALLTGRVEAIPDDEWDDIVPVLEAAWRPDVIEAAMETEEVSVYRFSVDEWTGYKHTGLPPGFDVDESV is encoded by the coding sequence ATGACAGTTGAGGAGATACAGCTGACGGAGATGGACGACGACGCCATCAGGGCGTTCCTGGCGAATCGGAAGATGGGGGTGCTGGGCCTCCCGACCGACGAGATTCCGTACCTGCTCCCGATGTCCTTTGGCTACGACGACGCGGAGACGCTGTATTTCACGTTCGTCGGGGGCCCCGAGAGCCGCAAGCGCGGGCTCATCGAGGCGACCGACCGCGCGGTGTTTCTGACCTACGCCGCCGAGAGCCCCTTCAGCTGGGAGAGTGCTCTGCTGACCGGCAGGGTCGAGGCCATTCCTGACGACGAGTGGGACGATATCGTGCCGGTACTGGAAGCGGCCTGGCGCCCGGACGTCATCGAGGCCGCCATGGAGACCGAGGAGGTGAGCGTCTACCGGTTCAGCGTCGACGAGTGGACCGGCTACAAACACACCGGGCTCCCACCAGGGTTCGATGTCGACGAGTCGGTGTGA